In Deltaproteobacteria bacterium, the following are encoded in one genomic region:
- the glgA gene encoding glycogen synthase GlgA — translation MRILFVSSEVEPYSKTGGLGDVLGALPKAMAARGHECLVVSPRYGSIDLGKRELTNSGKTISVSFPFGRQDAPVLLAPTKQKNLTIAFLEHHGFFGGRNGIYGDDGDYGDNHRRFAFLSRGAFEVCRALEFAPDIVHVHDWQTGLAPLYLHELRGDRRFANARSVFTIHNLGYQGVFGKNAMFDLGLDWRYFTVEGLEFHDAVNFLKCGLAFGDAITTVSRRYAEEIQTPDSGWGLDGALRARRHKLFGILNGVDYEEWNPATDKLIPATYSLQSPLGKQRCHQWIVDTFKLKLTPKTLILGMVTRLAYQKGAELVLQGSAGIFGRDVALVMLGNGDAGEEAGFAQLQAFYPGRCGAYIGFSRELSHKVIAGVDALLVPSRYEPCGLTQMYALRYGTLPIVRATGGLDDTVVDAAQPEGTGFKFGPFSPEALVHAVWRAADLFEHRSAWMELAVRGMAQDFSWDASSRQYEELFSRLAKH, via the coding sequence ATGCGCATCCTCTTCGTGTCCTCCGAGGTCGAGCCGTACTCGAAGACCGGCGGTCTGGGCGACGTGCTCGGCGCGCTCCCCAAGGCCATGGCCGCGCGCGGGCACGAGTGCCTGGTGGTCTCGCCGCGCTACGGCTCCATCGACCTCGGCAAGCGCGAGCTCACGAACAGCGGCAAGACGATCTCCGTGAGCTTCCCCTTCGGCCGGCAGGACGCGCCGGTGCTGCTCGCGCCGACCAAGCAGAAGAACCTCACGATCGCGTTCCTGGAGCACCACGGCTTCTTCGGCGGGCGCAACGGCATCTACGGCGACGACGGCGACTACGGCGACAACCACCGCCGCTTCGCGTTCCTCTCGCGCGGCGCGTTCGAGGTGTGCCGGGCGCTCGAGTTCGCGCCGGACATCGTGCACGTGCACGACTGGCAGACGGGCCTGGCGCCGCTCTACCTGCACGAGCTGCGCGGCGACCGGCGCTTCGCGAACGCGCGCTCGGTCTTCACCATCCACAACCTGGGCTACCAGGGCGTCTTCGGCAAGAACGCCATGTTCGACCTGGGGCTCGACTGGCGCTACTTCACCGTCGAGGGCCTCGAGTTCCACGACGCGGTGAACTTCCTCAAGTGCGGGCTCGCGTTCGGCGACGCCATCACCACCGTCTCGCGGCGCTACGCGGAGGAGATCCAGACGCCCGACTCGGGCTGGGGCCTCGACGGCGCCCTGCGCGCGCGCCGCCACAAGCTCTTCGGCATCTTGAACGGCGTGGACTACGAGGAGTGGAACCCCGCCACCGACAAGCTCATCCCGGCCACGTACTCGCTGCAGTCGCCGCTGGGGAAGCAGCGCTGTCACCAGTGGATCGTGGACACCTTCAAGCTCAAGCTCACGCCGAAGACGCTGATTCTGGGCATGGTGACGCGGCTCGCGTACCAGAAGGGCGCGGAGCTGGTGCTGCAAGGCTCGGCGGGAATCTTCGGACGCGACGTGGCCCTGGTGATGCTCGGCAACGGCGACGCCGGCGAGGAGGCCGGCTTCGCGCAGCTGCAGGCCTTCTACCCGGGCCGCTGCGGGGCCTACATCGGCTTCTCGCGCGAGCTCTCGCACAAGGTCATCGCCGGTGTGGACGCGCTGCTCGTGCCCAGCCGCTACGAGCCCTGCGGCCTGACCCAGATGTACGCGCTCCGCTACGGCACCTTGCCCATCGTGCGAGCGACCGGCGGCCTGGACGACACCGTGGTCGACGCCGCGCAGCCCGAGGGCACCGGCTTCAAGTTCGGCCCGTTCTCGCCCGAGGCGCTGGTGCACGCGGTGTGGCGCGCGGCGGACCTCTTCGAGCACCGCAGCGCGTGGATGGAGCTGGCCGTGCGCGGCATGGCCCAGGACTTCAGCTGGGACGCCTCGAGCCGGCAGTACGAGGAGCTCTTCAGCCGCCTCGCCAAGCACTGA
- a CDS encoding PD-(D/E)XK nuclease family protein, producing the protein MQELQNEFSWSKSRHEKFAECRRLYYFTYYGAWGGWRADAPALARELYLLKKLSNRFQWAGNVVHDTIRAALTQAKAGVMPSMDRMSQFMLLRMRNEWRLSRDHRYRVSEPYTKRALGLVEHEYAEPVANEEWKRNADNAMGSLKRFFEGPYLARARTLRPDQWLSIDELDAFLLEGVRVFAAPDFAYREDDGTAYVVDWKTGRPREGEDEQVQGYVLFAQHKWGVDPARTTAKLVYLGSGEERAVQVNEAALEKFRGHFRESVEGMRALLEHPERNLPREIEQFPQTEDRRRCGSCSFRRVCGR; encoded by the coding sequence ATGCAGGAGCTGCAGAACGAGTTCAGCTGGAGCAAGAGCCGGCACGAGAAGTTCGCCGAGTGCCGGCGGCTCTACTACTTCACGTACTACGGCGCCTGGGGCGGCTGGCGGGCCGACGCCCCGGCGCTGGCGCGTGAGCTCTACCTCCTGAAGAAGCTCTCCAACCGCTTCCAGTGGGCGGGGAACGTGGTCCACGACACCATCCGCGCGGCGCTCACCCAGGCCAAGGCCGGGGTGATGCCGTCGATGGACCGGATGAGCCAGTTCATGCTCCTGCGCATGCGCAACGAGTGGCGGCTCTCGCGCGACCACCGCTACCGGGTGTCGGAGCCGTACACCAAGCGCGCCCTGGGCCTCGTGGAGCACGAGTACGCGGAGCCGGTGGCGAACGAGGAGTGGAAGCGCAACGCCGACAACGCGATGGGCAGCTTGAAGCGCTTCTTCGAGGGGCCGTACCTGGCGCGGGCGCGCACGCTGCGACCGGACCAGTGGCTCTCCATCGACGAGCTCGACGCCTTCCTGCTCGAGGGCGTGCGCGTGTTCGCGGCGCCGGACTTCGCCTACCGCGAGGACGACGGGACGGCCTACGTGGTCGATTGGAAGACCGGCCGGCCGCGCGAGGGCGAGGACGAGCAGGTGCAGGGCTACGTGCTCTTCGCGCAGCACAAGTGGGGCGTGGATCCCGCGCGCACCACGGCCAAGCTGGTGTACCTGGGCTCGGGCGAGGAGCGCGCGGTGCAGGTGAACGAAGCGGCGCTGGAGAAGTTCCGCGGGCACTTCCGCGAGAGCGTGGAAGGCATGCGCGCGCTCCTGGAGCACCCGGAGCGGAACCTGCCGCGCGAGATCGAGCAGTTCCCGCAGACGGAGGACAGGCGTCGGTGCGGGTCGTGTTCGTTCCGGCGGGTGTGCGGTCGGTAG
- a CDS encoding serine/threonine protein kinase: protein MELGGYEIVGKIAVGGMAEIYRARATPAAQKLADEPDEVVVKRLLPALRAEQKAIDLFVGEGKLTTKLRHPNIVRTFKLFKKGSDYLMVLEFVDGITFEQLMVDARHTPRWLDTGAVLHIITDTLKALDYVHRVKLPGASASIVHRDVNPANILIDQQGEVKLTDFGVADAEGLTAAGEQGLLRGTIPYMSPEQVVGKSIDRRADLYAVGIMMWESFAGRRLYEGESDLDTMRKVREGGAPLLARMRPDLPELLHQIVRKALFVDPRMRFQTAQEFLNALQALGTRARLVPLQPGLAEEVQRVIHHPSV from the coding sequence ATGGAGCTGGGTGGGTACGAGATCGTCGGCAAGATCGCCGTGGGCGGCATGGCCGAGATCTACCGCGCGCGCGCCACCCCGGCCGCGCAGAAGCTCGCCGACGAGCCCGATGAGGTGGTGGTGAAGCGGCTGTTGCCCGCGCTCCGCGCCGAGCAGAAGGCCATCGACCTCTTCGTGGGCGAGGGCAAGCTCACCACCAAGCTCCGGCACCCGAACATCGTCCGCACCTTCAAGCTGTTCAAGAAGGGCAGCGACTACTTGATGGTGCTGGAGTTCGTGGACGGCATCACCTTCGAGCAGCTGATGGTCGACGCGCGCCACACCCCGCGCTGGCTCGACACCGGCGCCGTGCTGCACATCATCACCGACACCCTGAAGGCGCTCGACTACGTGCACCGGGTGAAGCTGCCGGGCGCGTCTGCCTCGATCGTGCACCGCGACGTGAACCCCGCGAACATCCTCATCGACCAGCAGGGCGAGGTGAAGCTCACCGACTTCGGCGTGGCCGATGCCGAGGGCCTCACCGCCGCCGGCGAGCAGGGCCTCTTGCGCGGGACCATCCCGTACATGTCGCCCGAGCAGGTGGTGGGCAAGAGCATCGACCGCCGCGCCGACCTGTACGCGGTGGGCATCATGATGTGGGAGAGCTTCGCGGGGCGCCGGCTCTACGAGGGCGAGAGCGACCTCGACACCATGCGCAAGGTTCGCGAGGGCGGCGCGCCGCTGCTCGCGCGCATGCGGCCCGACCTGCCGGAGCTGCTGCACCAGATCGTGCGCAAGGCGCTCTTCGTGGATCCGCGGATGCGCTTCCAGACCGCGCAGGAGTTCCTGAACGCGCTCCAGGCGCTGGGCACGCGGGCGCGGCTGGTGCCGCTGCAGCCCGGGCTCGCAGAAGAAGTGCAGCGCGTGATTCACCACCCGTCGGTGTGA
- a CDS encoding CHAT domain-containing protein, protein MSDSSDLERLFAARREIDRELMEKHARELAVLFTDIVGSTSFFERKGDIEGLALVKRHNDALVPLVGQHGGRVVKTIGDAIMAVFEQAPAAAACAGEMQRTLARENALHPGDSDRQIHIRIGLHTGRALLDGGDVFGDTVNVAARVNHEARADEVLLSEAAAQALPADATWPRGEVRFKGKSEPSRVFALNWGPGAPKPELPTTPAPEPTRTKSEELFVLELARGAEGIRVSALDGDKDKGTVKAFAEVPLPMDALDRLARGFGAFMHGGPSSYRDEVKNLGEKLFAEALSPRAQQKLAQTELRFCRVMLEDALVHVPWELLHDDRDFLALRMAVGRTVATRSATSPGLKLPVNEVATALVVSNPSGDLPAAAREGAAVAGLLREGAGLEVQHLEGPVTRERFLAALNGVHWLHFAGHNVQGRAESPSGLLLADGVVDAETLMDAVGARAPAVIFANACRASGEGWVEAARGVSTLASGLLMRGVQHYLGPMWELPDEDGLAFALRFYEHALSGAPLGEAVRRARQALWSHARAPLSFAGYALYGDPRLALPAGRARLQPQPAKRSGELDPAIASPMITSVAPRMNVESVPARGVALPPQVPEPLVPKKRAQGAVIAGIVGALALGIGGAIMLRGPSTPPVVQPTPLPTPTPPAPAPADPKRHTGPLRLAVLPFKNVGGEPSVNYLADAWPENLVTDLAGKADYQVIERGQLDVDLGELKFSQDANVVDPATRAQLGKIQGAEVVVLGSFQQEGDTVRATARFVNAETGEVITAVRLDKPKAQLLQLQDAVSAEMVKAVATARARLRP, encoded by the coding sequence GTGTCCGACTCCAGCGACCTCGAGCGCCTCTTCGCCGCCCGCCGCGAGATCGATCGCGAGCTGATGGAGAAGCACGCCCGCGAGCTGGCCGTGCTCTTCACGGACATCGTCGGGTCCACCAGCTTCTTCGAGCGCAAGGGCGACATCGAGGGCCTGGCCCTGGTGAAGCGCCACAACGACGCCCTGGTCCCGCTCGTCGGCCAGCACGGCGGCCGGGTGGTGAAGACCATCGGCGACGCCATCATGGCCGTCTTCGAGCAGGCGCCCGCGGCCGCCGCCTGCGCCGGCGAGATGCAGCGCACCCTCGCCCGCGAGAACGCCCTCCACCCTGGCGACTCCGATCGGCAAATCCACATCCGCATCGGCTTGCACACCGGCCGCGCGCTGCTCGACGGCGGCGACGTCTTCGGCGACACGGTGAACGTGGCCGCCCGCGTGAACCACGAGGCCCGCGCCGACGAGGTGCTCCTCAGCGAGGCCGCCGCCCAGGCCCTGCCCGCCGACGCCACCTGGCCCCGCGGCGAGGTGCGCTTCAAGGGCAAGAGCGAGCCGTCCAGGGTCTTCGCGCTCAACTGGGGCCCCGGCGCACCCAAGCCCGAGCTGCCCACGACGCCCGCGCCGGAGCCGACGCGCACCAAGTCTGAAGAGCTCTTCGTGCTCGAGCTTGCCCGCGGCGCGGAGGGCATCCGCGTCTCGGCGCTCGACGGCGACAAGGACAAAGGCACCGTCAAGGCCTTCGCCGAGGTGCCGCTGCCGATGGACGCGCTCGATCGCCTGGCGCGCGGCTTCGGCGCCTTCATGCACGGCGGGCCGAGCAGCTACCGCGACGAGGTGAAGAACCTGGGCGAGAAGCTCTTCGCCGAGGCGCTCTCGCCGCGCGCGCAGCAGAAGCTCGCCCAGACGGAGCTGCGCTTCTGCCGGGTGATGCTCGAGGACGCGCTCGTTCACGTGCCCTGGGAGCTGCTCCACGACGACCGCGACTTCCTCGCCCTGCGCATGGCCGTGGGCCGCACCGTGGCCACCCGCTCCGCGACCTCGCCCGGCCTCAAGCTGCCGGTGAACGAGGTGGCGACGGCGCTGGTGGTCTCGAATCCGTCGGGCGACCTGCCGGCGGCCGCGCGTGAAGGTGCAGCCGTCGCGGGCCTGCTTCGCGAGGGCGCGGGCCTGGAGGTGCAGCACCTCGAAGGCCCGGTGACGCGCGAGAGGTTCCTCGCCGCATTGAACGGCGTGCACTGGCTGCACTTCGCGGGGCACAACGTGCAGGGCCGCGCGGAATCGCCGTCGGGACTGCTGCTCGCCGACGGCGTGGTGGACGCGGAGACGCTCATGGACGCGGTGGGCGCGCGCGCGCCCGCGGTGATCTTCGCGAACGCGTGTCGGGCGTCGGGTGAAGGCTGGGTGGAGGCCGCGCGCGGCGTGTCGACGCTGGCCTCGGGCCTGCTCATGCGCGGCGTGCAGCACTACCTCGGGCCGATGTGGGAATTGCCCGACGAGGACGGCCTGGCCTTCGCGCTGCGCTTCTACGAGCACGCGCTCTCCGGCGCGCCGCTGGGCGAGGCCGTGCGTCGCGCGCGGCAGGCGCTCTGGAGCCACGCCCGCGCGCCGCTCTCGTTCGCAGGCTACGCGCTCTACGGCGACCCGCGGCTCGCGCTCCCCGCTGGACGCGCGCGACTGCAACCGCAGCCGGCCAAGCGATCCGGCGAGCTGGATCCGGCGATCGCCTCGCCGATGATCACCTCGGTCGCGCCGCGGATGAACGTCGAGTCCGTGCCTGCGCGCGGCGTCGCCTTGCCGCCGCAGGTGCCCGAGCCGCTGGTGCCCAAGAAGCGCGCGCAGGGCGCGGTCATCGCGGGGATCGTGGGCGCGCTGGCGCTGGGGATTGGCGGCGCGATCATGCTGCGCGGCCCGTCGACGCCGCCGGTCGTGCAGCCCACGCCTTTGCCAACGCCGACTCCGCCAGCGCCAGCTCCGGCCGACCCCAAGCGGCACACCGGGCCGTTGCGGCTCGCGGTGCTGCCCTTCAAGAACGTGGGCGGCGAGCCGAGCGTGAACTACCTCGCCGACGCGTGGCCGGAAAATCTCGTCACCGATCTCGCGGGCAAGGCCGACTACCAGGTCATCGAGCGCGGCCAGCTCGACGTGGATCTGGGCGAGCTCAAGTTCTCGCAGGACGCGAACGTGGTCGATCCCGCGACGCGCGCGCAGCTGGGCAAGATCCAGGGCGCGGAGGTCGTCGTGCTGGGCAGCTTCCAGCAAGAGGGCGACACCGTGCGCGCCACCGCTCGCTTCGTGAACGCCGAGACCGGCGAGGTGATCACCGCCGTGCGCCTCGACAAGCCCAAGGCCCAACTCCTCCAACTCCAGGACGCGGTCAGCGCCGAGATGGTGAAGGCCGTGGCCACCGCCCGCGCGAGGCTCCGTCCATGA